CCTAAGCGCACTACGAATTTGGTAGAATCCAGTATTTTAATTCTAGATCaaaccttatatatatatgtacaaaaagtaatattaataaatatagcTAGATATACAATTCAGAAAGCAGGAAGTGTACATTCTTGATTCGCCACAAGGGTGTTGAGAAAATAATGTATAGGAAAGTAAGATTAAAAAGTACATTGCTTTTGCAAAATGTTATTCCAAACACCTCTTTGCACAAACAGCAAATGAAACATCTCATTTAAGAAGAAAAGGCAGCACATTAGTCCCCTTCTTTAAAAGAAAACTCTACTTACTTTCTGTTTAATTTTTTCTCAAGTTTTAGAAAGTGTCATCAAAAAAGGATTAGCATTTGGAGGACATAAATAAACTTCAGCAAGCTTGCCTTTTTCCAAAAATAGAACCAAATACTACTCCTGTctggttcttgattttcaagATTTTTTAACCAACTGTTTCTTTTTTGTATCTGGTATATATTTTACATCAAGGCTGACTTTGTTTTTTAAGCCAAAAATGCACATAGACAAGATTTAATAGTAGCTAAATTTTCATCAGCAGGCACCAGAACAGGAACCTGCAGTAATACTAATTGTTTAGCCAGATGAAAAGAAACATTTATGACTTGGGCGATGGAGAATTTGCAGCAGCAATTGCAGCTACCGCGTTTGCTATATGTTCCCTTGAAGAAAATGCTGGCTCTCAATATCAGACAAAAACAAGAGGACCTGTTATTAGGCCAGCAGAAGCAGGTAAATGTCAACACTGTATACATAATTTTCCCTGGATTATATAGCATGTTAGTTACCATTTCCGTTAGTGACCTGTTTGTGTAAATATCTTCTACATTGTATGTGCATAGAACTTAAAAAGTCATTTTTCCTTAGCAAGCTATTATGAGGATAAATTGCTTAACATGTTCTATTTGAAGCTCCAATGAGAAGGCCATCCACGATGAATGGTAAAACTTCAGCAGAAATAGTGGCCATAACTCCTGCTGCTAATGATAAAATGCAAAAGGGAATTTCAAGAGGAAGCAGAACTGCTGAAAACAAAGCTGATGCTTGGGAGAAAGCTCAGATAGCCAAAATAAGAAAGCGGTACACTTTGACTATTGATTGTTCTTTATGTTATTGAAGTTGATGATTTAAAATCACCTATAAGACACTTTTTAAATCTTTTGTTGCAAGACATACTACAATTAGATGTATCTTAATAAGATATATTCCCAAATTTCAGACATGATGAACTTGTTTCTGCGCTTCTTGCTTGGGAGAATCAAAAGAAGATGATGGCGAAACAACAAATGGAAAGGAGAAAGGTTAGTGTACTCTCCAAGTTTTTGAGCTGTCATAGTGCTATTTGAAATGATTGTTTTCGGTAAATTGTAGAATCAAGTGGAGCTTGCTATGAAAAGGAATTTGCAGCATTACAAGAACAAACTAGTGAGGATTGATCAGATTGCCAACGGAGCAAGAACACAAgcagaagagaaaagaagatatgaagaatctaaagtgaaagaaaaatcaaataagATTAGATTAACAGGGACTGGACCTGTTACATGTTACTGCTTCTAACTGTAAAAAAGTGTACAAAACCCGAAAATGAATCCTGATCTGAAACTCTATTAACACAAGAATTATACTCACTCATTGTTTTTATATTGAAATCTTTCCTAAGATTTTTTGCCCCTGCAGTGTGCAATGATCGGTAAATAGCAATCGAAATGCATTAATTCTGTTGTGCTGCATGTTATTACTAGACGATATGTACGAAAGAAAAAACAACGTAACTCATGCCAATCAAGTGTTTTAGGTGATAATTGCTGCTATTGTTCTGTGTTTTAAGACTTGCACAAAACTATCACCGATTTGACATGTTTACGCGTTACTTGTTCCTGGAAGAATCTATATTTTCATAGGCTAAACCTTTTCATACACAATTAATAGAGTCCTTCTTGACATATTTTGCAACCTCTCAAACAACATGCTGTCTCCTGCTTCTGTTGACATTCATAAACTTCGATTGATAAACTACACTCACTGTTGCTCAAAAGTAAAATTTTGTCATTTTCATTTGATAATCTATGTATGCTAATGAGCATGCAAAATTCAAAGGTGGACCTTTTTGTGCCTGATGATGGACCAATACAGTAACATGTAACCAACTGGctgtctcaaataaaatgccaACAGTAGCATTATAGCTAACACGGGAAGACTTAGAAccacaattttttcttctcagAAGCCAGCAGGGCTAGCTAGAGACAGGGACTTCTATCTCAATCATTAGGTGAACCCTAGTGTCTGATGTCGGTAAATTACCTGTACCCGGTATTTACACTAAACCAAGCAAGCTAACCTTGGCGGTTAAAGATTAAAGTGAGAATATCTATCACTTAACCATAATGTAATTTTAGATGTGTATATGAAAGACATACGTCATGGCTTAGTCCAAATAGAGAGGCTGGTTTCAAGATTTGAACCTTGGTCACATGTAGAAACGTAGAGCATTTCTCATAGCTCCAAGACATGCCTTCTTGCATCTCAATCATGAAGAGAAATAATCCCTTTACAAAGAATTTGAATGGAAAAACTGACTGTGAACTGTCTCTATTTAGCAATTGATGATGATTCATAATAAACcccattttcaaaatataagcGTGGACGTGCAATTTCCGGATATTGTATATCAATATCtgaaacatcaattaatatggatcacatggaaacaagaaatactaaaaatttatttttcataaaagtaGGTAAATACTTTTATGTTGAATTGATTATGAGTCCCCACCTGACATCCCTACATGAGACCATGTCTAATTAAGAACTTACAATTGAGTGCAGTATAAGTTGAAATGTTAGTGCAAAGAACATTCAAAATGTCTATCCAGAATCAACTGTGACTTGACATGTCTTCAAAATCAAAGGCATAACTGGCAAGAGTTTAAGTTTGATGCAACAGTCATGTCACTTACAAAGTAATTACCAGTATATATCTATAACTAACATTATTGATAAGCTGGTAAAAATGATAACCAACCTACAATGTCAGGTTAAACTACCGCGATAGTGTTAAAATTTTTATGTTGTCAGTGTAGTATAtgacttgaatccaattggcaAACTTGGAGGTACTTGGGAAGTCCTAAATAGGAGGGATCCCACAAATGAGGAGTATGTAACATTCCCCAGTCCAATCTTCCACGCGATGATAATGTGTTGCAAAAACACTTGACATGTTTGATTCACAACTAAACAAACTAACTTAGAGAAAACATGTTGTTCCTGCCTCTACCTGGTGCCTAAGCTAGCAAGTGAATGACGTGTGACAACAGAAGTGCTTACGTTATCAGTAAGAAATTTCTAATTACATTAATAGCTTATACTATGGATTCCAAATTTTAATCTAAGGGtacttaattagaactttataCTAATGTTTATACGAAATCAGGGATgagagtcacaaaagataactACAAAGTACCAGCCCCACCTCATCTTATGAAGTGGACATAACTTCTATGTGattgaatcttttttttttatatatataaaatacagTCAATTTATTTGAATAGTTGTTGCATCACTAGTCAGAGCAACCAAAGTCAGATTGAGAGGCGGCAAATTTAATCGCATTGAATGCTTTTAACCCCATCTAAATGGAAAATATCTTTGTTGGAAGGTACTAATGATTATGAAGAAATCCGTTCCTGATCTTGCAGCTGATCTTTAGGTGAATAAATTTTGCTCTTTCATTCCCCTGAGTTCTATCATCAAGGAAAATGAGTAAAATAGATACACTAAAACGCCAAAACTTATCCATTTGAAATCCAGGCTTTTATTGCTACTACACATGGTGTGTATACATTAAATACTCAGCTAAATATGACAACCCTGTAGGGGACCAGAAGATACTGAATTACATTTTTAGTATAAAAGAGGGAAAGCCAACTCAATATAATAGGACTGGCAGTAACTGAGAAATTAAGAGGGTAGATTCTGTCCTGTCAAAGGCATCAACATGAGTCATCATACTTGGAATTTTTATCACCAAAAACAAGAACAAGtagtagaaaaagaagaagaggagaacaGATATCCTCGCGGCCACGTGCATAATCAGCAGAATCAGTTTCAAGTTGACCCCAATCCCATGTATGTTCTTATTATACTAGCTAGTTGTAACATTTTTCTTCAACTTCTCTTGCTTTCtacttaataaaaaaatttcagGTCCAATAAGTCTGAAGTTGCAGAGTTAACATGGGAAAATGGGCAAGTAGCCATGCATAGACTTGGAAGCAACCTCCCCAATGAGCAAACAAAACACACATGGGAAAAGGCTGGTGACACACTAGAATCAATTGTGCATCAAGCCACTTTCCAAAAACACAATCATAGTAATATAATGGGAAGTGATGGCCAAAATCAGGCAAACATCAACAGGGACAAAAATGCATTTTATGGTTGTCAACAAACAAGAGGTGTACTAAAGAGGATGAGATCATCAGATTCTGACCCTCAATTATATGGTGGTGGAATAACAGTAGAACTTAGCGCTCACGCAAGTGCTAAGGACAATGATATCCCCATGGTAACATGGCCTTGTAATGAGGATTCTGCCTTCCATGGTGGCTCGGTAATTAAACTTTTTACATCCTAATTAAACCAAGCTGCTTTATAACGacagcaaaataaaaaaattggatgCTACAAGTATACTTATAACAATCGGATTCATGTCTCTTCGTAAAAAAGTGATTGCTAAAAGCCAAATCTTTAGCAATAACAGCTAGCTAGCTAGTTTGATATCAGTAGCCACCTAGCTAATGTCCCACTACGTTCTTGTACTATATATAGTACTAATACTTTGGAATCATATCTTGCAGTGATATGTATACTTTTTTCAAATACGTATATGTTATCAAACTCTCATGCACACTGGATGACTTGTGACAGGAAAACAAGGAGGAAGAACCTGAAACAAAAAGCTCCAACCTGTCAAAACGCAGTCGAAGAGCTGCTGTTCATAACCAGTCAGAGAGGGTATGTTGGATTTAATTACTGCACCTTAATTACGAAAAGTTAGTATATaactgtatacagtgtatataagCTATAGCCTTTCACACTATTTAATTAGAATATCAGAGAAAATAAGGTAGTGAAAGAATAGTATTTATATGAACGCACAAGTTATCCGTTGTTTTGCTTGGTTTTGGTGCAGAGACGCCGTGATAGAATCAACGAAAAGATGAAAGCTCTACAGAAGTTTGTGCCAAATGCAAGTAAGGTGGGTTATAACTTATAACTACCACATGTGCAAATCTAACAAGTAATATTTGATCTATAtacacaatataattttttgacaaaggATGTTCAACTGATCACCCTTACAATATCCATAGTCCAAACatagattaaggataatgtaaTTTCATgacataattatatatatatatacagacaGATAAAGCATCAATGCTGGAGGAAGTGATAAAGTACTTAAAGCAGCTTCAAGCACAAgttcaattgataagcaatgCTAGAAATATGGAGCAGCAAATGATGATGATGTCTCTCGGAATGCAATCACATATTCAAATGCCTTTACTAGCAGGAATGGGCATGTGTAGTACTGCAGGAATGCTTAACAATATGACTGCTAATTTAGCTCGAGCTCCTTATCCGTCTCCCCTCATTTATccaacctcttcatcaattccCACTCTTTGTCCTCCCTTCATGTCACCAGACTTCGCCATGGCATCATCAATTCCTACTCCATCACAACCTAACCGCGATTCCATCAGCCCCACAATCACCAAATCTGCAGCTGCCCCCAATATTGCAACCAATTCATTCCCTTTTAACCACCCCTATAATGCATTTCTACCTCAAGTAAGTACTCCCTCCGGCCCAATTTATGTGTTCGTGTTTGGCTCTacacaatattatttttttaaaaaaataaataaatttttgaatCTTGTAATTTAAAACAAGTCGTGACAGAAATTTTTGTGATTATAAATTAATCATCTcattaaaagtaaaatataaaatataaaattaaattatttctaaataagaaaataattaatgtaCTACATTTTCTTTTGTGACAaactaaaaatgaaaatatgtgTAGTACTATACGTTTATCAATCTCAGTCTTTTCATTCATCCAAGAATGTAAATGAAGATGGAGTTCTTTATTTTGGCTGTTAATTAATTTCCTATAATACACATGTAGTCAATGAAGATGGAGTTCAATAATGAGATGGCAGCCCAATATCTGCAGCAGGCCAATCAAGAAAATGTCAATATCCAAGGGCAAAAAGAATGATCGATctgaatatatatttatatactcaCATTTTTCTTACTACATTTGATGCATTTTAGTGTTTCACATATATAGTACGGTATATAAATTGCGGTGTATATCGTCTAGGTTTAATTTAATGTGCAATAATCTAGCATATCTAACTGCTTTTTCTTTCTTGTAGTAGACAAGTTTACTTGAGCAATATGTATGTTAAGATTACCAATTTTGTTATTGACATCGTCTAAAATTGAAGTAGTATTTTTGTGCTGGTTTGAGACGTTAATAGTTTCGTTTACATCCTCAATCTTCGAAAAGATTAATTAAAACCAACTTGTAAACGAAGTTTTAGAAAATTCATTCCAATTtagatttaacttatatatattgataGTGTAGAaagtttatgcattattagtgTAATTTAACAAATGTTAACCCCTTCTCCTTGGGACTTAGCTCTGAAGATGAATTCCCGGTTAGCCGATTACCTTGCCCGACCTAGTAAGACCAAAACTATACCAAAAATGATTTTAGCGGTAATTAATAAATGACAATAGCTTAATTGCcactaaatatatatttttagagatAATTAACACTCTTTGTAAAAAAATCCCTAAAATCTATACCAACATTGAATCCAATGGTATTTAACTAATGTCGGTAAAGGTTTTAACACTTTTtgttaatgtatatatttgttgcTGATAAAATTGTTTTTGCCGTAGTGCGTCATTGTCTTAGTGTTTATAGATCTTCTAATTTCATAGTTGTACCAGTATTATGGAATCAAATCTTGTTATATCTGATTTTTTATCATTACTCGTGAAGTGATCATCATTTGCTAAAAAAAAAAGGTACCAATGGATGATCTCGAAATGATTTCGTGAGGGTTCTACATGAATCAGCACACGACCTTCATATATTACTCTCTCCGATTAATTTGAGTTGTCATGTTTCGTTTTTCGAAAGTGAATCTATATGGATTATGttcaatattttaagatatattttttaattgtattAATATGAGAAGGATTATAACGTCTAGTATTTTTCATATAGTTTTCAAACATCTAAATCTAAAATTCAGAATATTAACttaatctaatttaatttaGCTCTAAAAATAGTCAAATTAGCTGAAGCAAAACGtgacaaataaaaaatgttGATAGGAAGGATAAAATAATTGGTGGGAAATTCTAGAAATGATAAGAGTTGAATATTGCAACAAAGTCTTGTCCCTACATGTATGTATTAAATTACAAGAAGCTTAGAGAATTTAAGGCCTTTTGATGATGGTTGGACCATTTTGTATCTTGATTTGTCATAGCGCTGGACCTAACAGAAATGGACGTTGGGAGTTATATTTGTGTATCATTATTTGAAAAGGAAGGACAATTATTTTCTTTACCATATATGCTTTACAACATTCTATATGTCCAATAGCAACTTTATGATAAATCTCTTTCAAAGACTTTTCAAGAAGcatgatcatatatatatcattggTACACGCTTGTTGGGTTCCTTTAGTAGAtatcactactaaaagaacgtcatatatatatatatatatatatatatatatatatatatatatcgagtGATAAAAATTGATGGACATCGTCGGAGCATTTTTCGATAAAACAACTGATAGAGTCACTCGgtaaaaaataatcaagtttTTGAAGGAACTAATGAATAGCTCATCAAATGCCAAAATCTGAAGAATTTTGAATTTCCTGCCGTGTCTATTGTGGGAATTGATTCAATCCAATATTTTTAACTTTGGATTGAACTAATGCTACGATAGAAGTACAAGTTGATGATAAAAGGAagatttcttgaatttttgactgAAGTAAGCCATTATTTAAACACATTTATCAAAATAGtacatttttttgaaaattttacaaAACTAGTATAAACGTACTTGACAGTAATGTGTGGCTTTCTGTGTTTTTTCTCtccttaatttctttattttttgaagCTAGCATGGCTTATTAGATGTTTAGTAATGTATTATTTGCTATATGATGAAACCTTAGATTGTCTTTTTGAACTCTAGTTTATGCATTTCATAATGTTCTTGTGGTTGAATGAAGTGCAATGGGTcattttctctcctttttttgggCATAACTGTGTGGCTTTCAGGGTTTATTTTTCTtcctaaatctcttgatttttttaaagCTAGCATGGTTTAATGGAGTAGCTATATGATGAAACCTTAGATTCTCTTGTTGaactttgattttgatatttcaGAATGTTCTTGTGGTTAAGTGAAGTGAATTGGGTGATTCTCTCGCCCCTGCCCTTTTTTAAAGAGTCGTTACTGTCAGTAACTTTTTAGCTTTAAAACGTGTGTAAGTAACGaattaataaaacatatttggcagtaatattttatgtttgTTTACTCCGTCAAACATTTCTATTTTTactattgattttttttgaataaaataatacctAAAACGTTACTGACAAGTATGTTTATACTAGTTTTTGtaagatttcaaaaaaaaatgtacaattttgataaattaatttaagtAATGACTtactttcatcaaaatttcagaTATCTTTCACTACGATTATATTGTGGTTACACCacaaatttcttttattttgcaaGTTTTCTTAATCGTTTGGGCCCATTTTGCTCTTAGCCCGTTGAACGTTTGCTACAACCACCAAAAGGCTATGAATATATTGCTAATTCTTGGGATATTAAAAACTGTCCAACTTGctcataaattaattaagacAGCTTATTTATCGAATGGCATAACAACTGAATTAAGAAGATTGTGTTAGCATTTTACTATTGTATGAAGTGTACAATTGGTGATTAGAAAAATAATGCAGAATAAAACACACATTTTACTTACGGAATGAATATTCATGATGAGCAAGTCACATATGCAACTAGAAAAATGAATATTCATGATGAGCAAGTCGTCCAATGATAACAAGAACAATTGCACAACAAAGCCAAAAATTTTATTGAGGGGATcgtcaaaatataatttacacCCTGAATTATTTCCCCACAAAAGAGTTGGGtgtcaattaatttattttgtacaAAGTGTAGCTCCGCCACTATCATCATTCGATGCTATTAGACTAATCATATTTGATTGTCCGTAACGAACTTGTTATCACAGGTTAAACTATAAAAAATTGTATAATTTCAATCATTTTGGACATAGACGCCCTAGAGATGCCAAGAGAGGATTCGTTTGGTGTTCTTGAATATTAGATTCCAAAACAGATAGATATTTACAGTATAGTATAGTATAACATGCATATATCATAAAGCAAGCTTATTTGCTTCGCCGGCACCAATTTTAATTTGTTCCCATTAATTTCAATAGTATAACATCTATCTCAGTTTggttgttttatttttctttttagtccgtTTTAAATAGAATGTCTCTTTCATTTTTGGaaactctttaatttttgaCTTTCCTCATGACATGTTCAATACTGTaagattaaaagacattttgGTAACATTCTAcgtatctttagtttaagactaTAAGATACAAAAGtactcattattttttaaaattccgtATCAAACTAAAACAGAGAGTATTAGATAGCACCAACATTACTTCGAGTCTCATGTATCTTCATTTGTAGCATTGTAAAAATCGGCAAGTATTCATTGTAAACAGCAGAAtattaaaaatccaaaaattcCAACTGATGCAATAACTTTGTAAAATACAATATGACATGCTAACTACTATATGTTTCACATATGGCAAACACACTAAGCTCCAGCTATGTGTAGGGTCTGAAAAAGGGTAGGATCACAAGGATCTGTCGTACACAGTCTTACCATGCATTTCTACGAGAGACTGTGACAAAGTGGCATTATGTTTATATTACTGTATACGTCAACAAACAAAGCAACAAATAGGATATGACAAAGAGGAAATGTTCTATCAGAATATCATAATTTTCATGACCTGATATGCTTTCCTTTTATTTTCACAAGGCAGAGTGCTTTTCATGCCAAGGCAAATGGCTTCTTGGTGTTGTATCCTCATTTTTTACTTACTGTTTCCTCTGATTTTCCCTAAAATCACAACAAATTTGACTTCTGCGGCACCAACTCAATTAACTAATATCCACCCTTTTCCATGTTCTAATCACATCAAAATGTGCAGCGCGTTCCTCTATCAGCACAACAGTCTCTCAAAAGAGAATATCACCTTTTTTTACTCTGTCAATGCATCAGCAATCGAGCCGATTAGCTATGATGACAGACAAGACTACCTAGTAAATGTACCTTGCACTTGCAAAGATGTTATTGGAACTGTTGGATATTTCTACGACACGATTTACAATCTGCAGCCAGGGGATACATTTGCAAATGTTTCTAATGACATTTATAGTGGACAAGCTTGGAAAGTTGGTGGAGAAGATAAAAGTTATCAGGCTGGGG
This Solanum dulcamara chromosome 8, daSolDulc1.2, whole genome shotgun sequence DNA region includes the following protein-coding sequences:
- the LOC129900599 gene encoding remorin 1.4, whose protein sequence is MKRNIYDLGDGEFAAAIAATAFAICSLEENAGSQYQTKTRGPVIRPAEAAPMRRPSTMNGKTSAEIVAITPAANDKMQKGISRGSRTAENKADAWEKAQIAKIRKRHDELVSALLAWENQKKMMAKQQMERRKNQVELAMKRNLQHYKNKLVRIDQIANGARTQAEEKRRYEESKVKEKSNKIRLTGTGPVTCYCF
- the LOC129900445 gene encoding transcription factor PIF7-like, whose protein sequence is MSHHTWNFYHQKQEQVVEKEEEENRYPRGHVHNQQNQFQVDPNPMSNKSEVAELTWENGQVAMHRLGSNLPNEQTKHTWEKAGDTLESIVHQATFQKHNHSNIMGSDGQNQANINRDKNAFYGCQQTRGVLKRMRSSDSDPQLYGGGITVELSAHASAKDNDIPMVTWPCNEDSAFHGGSENKEEEPETKSSNLSKRSRRAAVHNQSERRRRDRINEKMKALQKFVPNASKTDKASMLEEVIKYLKQLQAQVQLISNARNMEQQMMMMSLGMQSHIQMPLLAGMGMCSTAGMLNNMTANLARAPYPSPLIYPTSSSIPTLCPPFMSPDFAMASSIPTPSQPNRDSISPTITKSAAAPNIATNSFPFNHPYNAFLPQSMKMEFNNEMAAQYLQQANQENVNIQGQKE